A part of Paraburkholderia largidicola genomic DNA contains:
- a CDS encoding aldehyde dehydrogenase family protein, which yields MHTIDTIYIDGAFVTPHGDEWFELFNPATERVIGRVRLADAKDARDAIAAAKRAFPAFSRTSKRARIDMLKRMHAAVVANEDELYDAIVEEYGAPVSRGRWMAQHASNVLIEAAKVLEQYEFTRQAGTAQVVMQPLGVAGLITPWNSNAGFICGKLAAALAAGCTTVIKPSEMSALQTRIVTQALHEADLPPGVFNIVTGRGDSVGAQISSHPDVAKISFTGSTAVGKTILRTGADTLKRVTLELGGKSPTIVLDDADFDQVVPLAINAGFMNSGQACIAGTRILVPRQRLAEFEARVRDEVALAQSGDPRDPRTTVGPMVSQKQWERVQRYIGIGIDEGARLIAGGEGRPDGLDAGWFVRPTVFSDVTNDMTIAREEIFGPVLSIIAYGDTEEAIKIANDTNYGLQAYVFGQDKARAHQVASRIEAGRVLVNTLAHEPAAPFGGFKQSGIGREYGTYGLEAFLEPKAMLGVL from the coding sequence ATGCACACAATCGACACGATCTATATCGACGGCGCGTTCGTCACGCCGCACGGCGACGAGTGGTTCGAGCTTTTCAACCCTGCGACCGAGCGCGTGATCGGCCGCGTGCGTCTCGCCGACGCCAAGGATGCGCGCGATGCCATCGCGGCGGCAAAGCGCGCGTTTCCGGCGTTCTCGCGCACCAGCAAAAGGGCACGCATCGACATGCTCAAGCGCATGCACGCCGCCGTCGTCGCGAACGAGGACGAGCTTTACGATGCGATCGTCGAGGAATACGGCGCGCCCGTGTCGCGCGGCCGCTGGATGGCGCAGCATGCGAGCAACGTGCTGATCGAAGCGGCGAAGGTGCTGGAGCAGTACGAATTCACGCGTCAAGCAGGGACGGCGCAAGTGGTGATGCAGCCGCTCGGCGTCGCGGGTCTGATCACGCCGTGGAACAGCAACGCGGGCTTCATCTGCGGCAAGCTCGCGGCTGCGCTGGCGGCGGGCTGCACGACCGTCATCAAGCCGAGCGAAATGAGCGCGCTGCAGACGCGGATCGTCACGCAGGCACTGCACGAAGCGGACTTGCCGCCGGGTGTGTTCAATATCGTGACGGGGCGCGGCGATTCCGTCGGCGCGCAGATCAGCTCGCATCCCGATGTCGCGAAGATTTCGTTCACGGGATCGACGGCGGTCGGCAAGACGATTCTGCGTACGGGCGCCGATACGTTGAAACGCGTGACGCTGGAACTGGGCGGCAAGTCGCCCACCATCGTGCTCGACGACGCGGACTTCGACCAGGTCGTGCCGCTCGCGATCAATGCGGGCTTCATGAACAGCGGTCAGGCGTGCATCGCGGGTACGCGCATTCTGGTGCCGCGCCAGCGCCTCGCGGAGTTCGAGGCGCGTGTGCGCGACGAAGTGGCGCTGGCGCAATCCGGCGATCCACGCGATCCGCGCACGACCGTCGGCCCGATGGTCAGCCAGAAGCAATGGGAGCGCGTGCAGCGCTATATCGGCATCGGTATCGACGAGGGCGCGCGGCTGATCGCGGGCGGCGAAGGGCGTCCCGATGGTCTCGATGCCGGCTGGTTCGTGCGGCCGACCGTCTTCAGCGACGTGACCAACGACATGACGATCGCGCGCGAGGAAATCTTCGGACCGGTGCTGTCGATCATCGCGTACGGCGACACCGAAGAAGCGATCAAGATTGCCAACGATACGAACTACGGCTTGCAGGCATACGTGTTCGGGCAGGACAAGGCGCGCGCGCACCAGGTGGCGTCGCGTATCGAGGCGGGACGTGTGCTCGTCAACACGCTGGCGCATGAACCCGCTGCGCCGTTCGGCGGATTCAAGCAGTCGGGTATTGGACGCGAGTACGGCACGTACGGTCTCGAAGCGTTTCTCGAACCGAAGGCGATGCTCGGCGTGCTGTGA
- a CDS encoding gamma-glutamylcyclotransferase family protein yields the protein MNTPAIVYLFSYGTLQDRNVQISSFGRELAGRPDALPGYAQTLLAIGDPKVVEISGKTHHPVVRPSANPADEVTGTVFEITQQELLAADEYEVADYKRVLVTLKSGIDAWVYIAA from the coding sequence TTGAACACGCCCGCTATCGTCTATCTCTTCTCGTACGGCACGCTGCAGGATCGCAACGTGCAGATTTCCAGCTTCGGGCGTGAACTCGCCGGACGCCCCGACGCACTGCCCGGTTATGCGCAGACGTTGCTGGCCATCGGCGATCCGAAGGTCGTGGAGATCAGCGGCAAGACCCATCATCCCGTGGTGCGCCCGAGCGCCAATCCCGCCGACGAAGTGACGGGCACGGTCTTCGAAATCACCCAGCAAGAGCTGCTCGCCGCCGACGAGTACGAAGTGGCGGACTACAAGCGCGTGCTCGTCACGTTGAAGTCCGGCATCGATGCGTGGGTGTATATCGCCGCATGA
- a CDS encoding efflux RND transporter periplasmic adaptor subunit, whose product MADHDLKRLKIDRPAVATGGRRRNWIGYGVVALILVVALVVGLRLASPQTVETTTVVSAYPSQTYTLLNATGYVVPQRKAAVSSKAQGRLEWLGVLEGTRVKKDEIIARIESHDVEASLAQAKAQIKVAQANLALQQAELKNAEVNLRRSKILAPNGAISATQYDADVARYDKAVASIDNSRAAIVAAQANAQAAQVAVDQTVIRSPFDGVVIEKHANVGDNITPFSQASDSKGAVVTIADMDTLEVEADVAESNIGKIAVNAPCEIQLDALPDMRLAGSVSRIVPTVDRSKATVLVKVRFVDRDARVLPDMSAKIAFLSKPVPPDDRKPVVAVQPAAIVERDGRKVAFVVKDDSVHEVPVTTGATLGELVEVSGVRPGDVLVRAPNEHIKDGAKVTVAKKQ is encoded by the coding sequence TTGGCAGATCACGATCTGAAGCGGCTGAAAATCGACCGGCCAGCCGTCGCTACGGGCGGCCGCCGGCGCAACTGGATCGGCTACGGGGTCGTCGCGCTGATCCTCGTCGTCGCGCTCGTCGTCGGCCTCAGGCTGGCGAGTCCACAGACCGTCGAGACCACGACCGTGGTGTCGGCTTATCCCTCGCAAACCTATACGCTGCTCAATGCAACGGGCTATGTCGTGCCGCAGCGCAAGGCAGCGGTGTCTTCGAAGGCGCAGGGGCGCCTCGAATGGCTCGGCGTGCTGGAAGGCACGCGCGTGAAAAAAGACGAGATCATCGCGCGGATCGAGAGTCACGACGTCGAGGCGTCGCTTGCGCAGGCGAAGGCGCAGATCAAGGTTGCGCAGGCGAACCTCGCGCTACAGCAGGCCGAACTGAAGAACGCCGAGGTCAACTTGCGGCGCTCGAAAATCCTGGCGCCGAACGGCGCGATCTCCGCCACCCAGTACGACGCCGATGTCGCGCGCTACGACAAGGCGGTGGCGTCGATCGACAATAGCCGCGCCGCCATCGTGGCCGCACAGGCGAATGCGCAGGCCGCGCAGGTCGCCGTCGATCAGACCGTGATCCGTTCGCCGTTCGACGGCGTGGTCATCGAAAAGCACGCAAACGTCGGCGACAACATCACGCCGTTTTCGCAGGCATCGGACAGCAAGGGCGCTGTCGTCACCATCGCCGACATGGACACGCTCGAAGTCGAAGCCGACGTCGCCGAATCGAACATCGGCAAGATCGCTGTGAACGCGCCTTGCGAGATACAGCTCGACGCGTTGCCGGACATGCGCCTGGCGGGCAGCGTGTCGCGCATCGTGCCGACCGTCGACCGTTCGAAAGCGACGGTGCTCGTCAAGGTGCGCTTCGTCGATCGCGATGCGCGCGTGCTGCCCGACATGAGCGCGAAAATCGCGTTTCTGTCGAAGCCGGTGCCACCCGACGACCGCAAGCCGGTGGTCGCGGTGCAGCCGGCTGCTATCGTCGAGCGCGATGGCCGCAAGGTGGCGTTCGTCGTCAAGGACGACAGCGTGCACGAAGTGCCCGTCACCACGGGCGCGACGCTCGGCGAACTGGTCGAAGTCAGCGGCGTGCGCCCCGGCGACGTGCTGGTGCGCGCGCCGAACGAGCACATCAAGGACGGCGCCAAAGTCACCGTGGCGAAGAAACAGTGA
- a CDS encoding ABC transporter permease yields the protein MAIPLSYIARNLWTRRLTTALTAGGLALVVFVFATVLMLDAGLKKTLVSTGEADNVVVIRKGAETEVQSAIDRGQANVIEMHPAVAMGGDGKRMASKESVVLISLLKLGTGKPSNVVIRGVSPAGMSLRPQVKLASGRMFAPGSSEIIVGSSIAKGFSGTQLGEHLRFAQRDWTVVGTFDAGGSGFDSEIWGDVDQLMQSFRRTSYSSMVVRLAASDQFERFRADIDVDPRLAEEAKREQTFYSDQSKALSTFLNILGFTLSTIFSIAAMIGAMITMYASVANRVAEIGTLRALGFQRANVLAAFLIEAVLLGLVGGLAGLGCAAFMQFASFSTTNFQTFADLSFRFILTPAIVGKTLVFSMTMGLVGGFLPAMRAARMNIVDALRAR from the coding sequence GTGGCCATTCCGCTTTCGTACATCGCCCGCAACCTGTGGACGCGCCGTCTGACCACGGCGCTGACGGCGGGCGGCCTCGCGCTGGTGGTGTTCGTGTTCGCGACGGTGCTGATGCTGGATGCGGGGCTCAAAAAGACGCTGGTTTCGACGGGCGAAGCGGACAACGTCGTCGTGATCCGCAAGGGCGCGGAGACGGAAGTGCAGAGTGCGATCGACCGCGGCCAGGCCAACGTGATCGAAATGCATCCCGCCGTGGCGATGGGCGGTGATGGCAAGCGGATGGCGTCGAAGGAATCCGTCGTGCTGATCTCGCTGCTGAAGCTGGGCACGGGCAAGCCGTCGAACGTGGTGATACGCGGCGTGTCGCCAGCGGGCATGAGCTTGCGGCCGCAAGTGAAGCTCGCGTCGGGGCGCATGTTCGCGCCGGGATCGTCGGAGATCATCGTGGGCAGCAGTATTGCGAAGGGCTTCAGCGGCACGCAACTGGGCGAGCATCTGCGTTTCGCGCAGCGCGACTGGACCGTGGTCGGCACTTTCGATGCGGGCGGCAGCGGCTTCGATTCGGAAATCTGGGGCGACGTCGATCAGTTGATGCAGTCGTTCCGACGCACCAGTTATTCGTCGATGGTAGTGCGGCTCGCGGCGTCCGATCAGTTCGAGCGCTTCAGGGCCGACATCGACGTCGACCCGCGCCTCGCGGAGGAAGCGAAGCGCGAGCAGACGTTCTATAGCGACCAGTCGAAGGCGCTGTCGACCTTTCTCAACATCCTGGGCTTTACGCTGTCGACGATCTTTTCGATTGCCGCGATGATCGGCGCGATGATCACGATGTACGCGTCCGTCGCCAATCGCGTCGCCGAAATCGGCACGCTGCGCGCGCTAGGCTTCCAGCGCGCGAACGTGCTGGCTGCATTTCTGATCGAGGCGGTGTTGCTGGGGCTGGTGGGCGGATTGGCGGGTCTGGGGTGTGCGGCCTTCATGCAGTTCGCGTCGTTTTCGACGACGAACTTCCAGACCTTTGCGGACTTGTCGTTCCGGTTCATCCTGACGCCCGCGATTGTCGGGAAGACGCTGGTGTTTTCGATGACGATGGGGCTCGTCGGCGGTTTTTTGCCCGCGATGCGGGCGGCGCGTATGAATATCGTCGATGCATTGCGTGCGCGGTGA
- a CDS encoding ABC transporter ATP-binding protein has translation MSEPINAAQPLVDIRHLVKSYRRGVQTVPVLSDITLAIGEGDFIALMGPSGSGKSTLLNLIAGIDRPDGGELRVGGLDITRLNESALAQWRAAHVGFIFQFYNLMPVLTAFENIELPLMLTRLTRKERRERVALVLDMVNLGNRANHYPSELSGGQQQRVAIARALITDPTLIVADEPTGDLDRTSAEEVLAMLQRLNRELGKTIIMVTHDAHAAGAARALVHLEKGELIDGTAR, from the coding sequence GTGAGCGAGCCGATCAACGCGGCGCAGCCGCTCGTCGACATCCGGCATCTCGTCAAATCGTACCGGCGCGGCGTGCAGACCGTGCCCGTGTTGTCCGACATCACGCTGGCGATCGGCGAAGGCGACTTCATCGCGCTGATGGGGCCGTCGGGCTCGGGCAAGAGCACGCTGCTCAATCTGATTGCGGGCATCGACCGGCCGGACGGCGGCGAACTGCGCGTCGGCGGACTGGATATCACACGGCTCAACGAATCCGCGCTCGCGCAGTGGCGCGCGGCGCATGTCGGCTTCATCTTCCAGTTCTATAACCTGATGCCCGTGCTGACGGCGTTCGAGAACATCGAACTGCCACTGATGCTCACGCGCCTGACGCGCAAGGAGCGGCGCGAGCGCGTCGCGCTCGTGCTCGACATGGTGAATCTGGGCAATCGCGCGAATCATTACCCATCGGAGCTGTCGGGCGGGCAACAGCAGCGCGTCGCGATTGCGCGCGCATTGATCACGGACCCGACGCTGATCGTCGCCGACGAACCGACGGGCGACCTGGACCGCACCTCCGCCGAGGAAGTGCTCGCCATGTTGCAGCGCCTGAACCGCGAATTGGGCAAGACGATCATTATGGTCACGCACGACGCGCACGCGGCGGGCGCGGCACGTGCGCTCGTGCATCTGGAGAAGGGAGAGCTGATCGATGGCACGGCTCGTTGA
- a CDS encoding lysozyme inhibitor LprI family protein, whose protein sequence is MKLNRYTVAALGLLAMTSAHAASFNCAKAHSPAETLICHDDGLSRADDELGKLFKLAQRQAADRRAYRKESDSKWAWREENCRDVACLTDWYSTRIEEIRDQLHQPSPDEPRAPRPVDTDLAAVSKPANKPKAFDSQAFSRDVQQCTATTQDLVPPVQCDNVLGKHTQWQAREPASDGWFCGVAMIAAPSADGSASQ, encoded by the coding sequence ATGAAGCTCAACCGATACACCGTAGCCGCACTCGGCCTGCTCGCGATGACGAGTGCCCATGCCGCCAGCTTCAATTGCGCGAAGGCGCATTCGCCGGCGGAGACACTGATCTGCCACGACGATGGTCTGTCCCGAGCGGACGACGAACTCGGCAAGCTGTTCAAGCTCGCGCAGCGACAAGCCGCCGACCGTCGCGCGTACCGAAAAGAGAGCGACAGCAAATGGGCATGGCGCGAAGAGAACTGCAGGGACGTGGCGTGTCTGACCGATTGGTACTCGACGCGTATCGAAGAGATTCGCGATCAGTTGCACCAGCCGTCGCCGGACGAACCGCGCGCGCCACGCCCCGTCGATACGGATCTGGCGGCCGTGAGCAAGCCCGCGAACAAGCCGAAAGCATTTGATTCGCAGGCATTCAGCCGCGACGTCCAGCAATGCACGGCCACCACGCAAGACCTCGTGCCGCCCGTGCAATGCGATAACGTGCTCGGCAAACACACGCAATGGCAAGCGCGTGAACCTGCATCCGATGGCTGGTTCTGCGGCGTCGCAATGATTGCCGCGCCTTCCGCCGACGGCAGCGCGTCGCAATAA
- a CDS encoding ABC transporter permease, which yields MYLLKLITRNALRHKLRTTLTVLGLMIAVLAFGLLHTVIDAWYAGAAAASNARLVTRNSISLAFPLPLSYENRIRGVDGVTLVARSNWFGGVYRDPKNFFAQFAVSDNYLDLYPEFILPAQQRSDYERDRKGCLIGRQLATAYGFKVGDVIPIKGTIYPGTWEFVVRGILDGRDESTITRQMIFHWDYLNESVRKMPGRRADQVGVYVVGIDNPDDAAAISRNVDNVFKNSLAETLTETEQAFQLGFVAMSNQIIAAIRLVSYVVIVIIMAVMANAMAMSARERTTEYATLKALGFGPGFLALLMFGESLTICTVGAGLGMLATPPAASFFKQATGGVFPVFTVSRETMLQQAACALVVGLAAAIIPAIQAARVRIVEGLRAIG from the coding sequence ATGTACCTGCTGAAGCTGATCACGCGTAACGCGCTGCGGCACAAGCTGCGCACGACGCTGACCGTGCTCGGCCTGATGATCGCCGTGCTCGCGTTCGGGCTGCTGCATACCGTGATCGACGCGTGGTATGCGGGCGCGGCGGCGGCCTCGAATGCGCGGCTCGTGACGCGCAACTCGATCTCGCTCGCGTTCCCGCTGCCGCTCAGCTACGAGAACCGCATTCGCGGCGTCGACGGCGTGACACTGGTTGCGCGCTCGAACTGGTTCGGCGGCGTTTACCGCGACCCGAAAAACTTCTTCGCGCAGTTCGCCGTATCGGACAACTATCTCGACCTGTACCCTGAGTTCATTCTGCCCGCGCAGCAGCGTTCCGATTACGAGCGCGACCGCAAGGGCTGCCTGATCGGCCGGCAGCTTGCGACTGCATACGGATTCAAGGTGGGCGACGTGATCCCCATCAAGGGGACGATCTATCCGGGCACGTGGGAATTCGTCGTGCGCGGCATTCTGGATGGCCGCGACGAATCGACGATCACACGCCAGATGATCTTTCACTGGGACTATCTGAACGAATCCGTGCGCAAGATGCCGGGGCGGCGCGCGGATCAGGTCGGCGTGTACGTGGTCGGCATCGACAATCCTGACGATGCCGCCGCGATTTCCCGCAACGTCGACAACGTGTTCAAGAACTCGCTCGCCGAAACGTTGACGGAGACGGAGCAGGCGTTTCAACTCGGTTTCGTCGCGATGTCGAATCAGATCATCGCGGCGATTCGCCTCGTGTCGTACGTCGTGATCGTCATCATCATGGCCGTGATGGCGAACGCAATGGCGATGAGCGCGCGCGAGCGCACCACCGAATACGCGACCCTCAAGGCGCTCGGCTTCGGGCCGGGCTTTCTCGCGCTGCTGATGTTCGGCGAGTCGCTGACCATCTGCACGGTCGGCGCGGGCCTCGGCATGCTCGCGACGCCGCCCGCTGCGAGCTTCTTCAAGCAGGCGACGGGCGGCGTGTTCCCGGTGTTCACCGTGTCGCGCGAAACGATGCTGCAGCAGGCCGCGTGCGCGCTCGTCGTCGGGCTGGCTGCGGCGATCATTCCCGCGATTCAGGCGGCGCGCGTGCGGATCGTCGAAGGCCTGCGGGCGATCGGCTGA
- a CDS encoding GNAT family N-acetyltransferase produces MTTSTTSTRPQALPQIREAVYPGDTAPLVEIVREYVRWLDMDLSYRGFEEEMQSFEQTYTLPSGLFLVAETPAEMAGCVGLLRHSNEVAEVKRLYVRSAYRGLALGEKLMHALIDRARSLGYAKLVLDSVPQTAFAQRLYERLGFTETSPYYANPVPGTRFLELVL; encoded by the coding sequence ATGACGACTTCCACCACTTCAACCAGACCACAGGCGCTTCCTCAGATTCGCGAAGCTGTGTATCCGGGCGATACCGCGCCGCTCGTCGAGATCGTTCGTGAATACGTGAGATGGCTCGATATGGATCTGTCGTATCGCGGCTTCGAAGAAGAAATGCAATCGTTCGAGCAAACGTACACGTTGCCTTCGGGCCTGTTCCTGGTCGCGGAAACCCCGGCGGAGATGGCGGGCTGCGTAGGGCTGCTGCGTCATTCGAATGAAGTCGCCGAAGTGAAGCGGCTTTACGTGCGGTCCGCGTACCGTGGGCTTGCGCTAGGCGAGAAGCTCATGCACGCGTTGATCGACAGGGCGAGGTCGCTGGGCTACGCAAAGCTCGTGTTAGATTCCGTACCTCAAACGGCTTTCGCGCAACGACTCTATGAGCGTTTGGGTTTTACCGAAACGTCTCCGTACTATGCGAATCCCGTTCCCGGTACGCGCTTTCTCGAACTCGTGCTCTGA
- a CDS encoding LysR family transcriptional regulator, protein MKTTGLSELEAVLAVARHRSFRAAANEMGVSTSALSHSVAALEARIGVRLFNRTTRSVSLSEAGAQFVDSVAPALSSIRVALEQAGSFRDTPGGTLRINTAVGAAHQAMPVFIAFLARYPEMKLDIVTEGRLIDIVVEGFDAGIRLAETVPQDMIAVPFGDKQRFAVVGSPAYFARHRPPRTPDELEQHRCIRTRMPSGAIYQWEFERHGETVRVDGKGALTLDESGLMLSAARAGVGLTYLSEWTVAADLQAGTLVRVLEDWTPPLDGLCLYYPGRRHVPAGLRALIDMIREAADLQRRDTAGKRKR, encoded by the coding sequence ATGAAAACCACCGGCCTGAGCGAACTCGAAGCCGTGCTGGCTGTGGCGCGTCACCGGAGCTTCCGCGCTGCCGCCAACGAAATGGGCGTTTCGACCTCGGCGCTGAGCCATTCCGTGGCGGCGCTCGAAGCGCGGATCGGCGTGCGGCTTTTCAATCGCACGACGCGCAGTGTGTCGTTATCGGAAGCGGGCGCGCAGTTCGTCGACAGCGTGGCGCCTGCGCTATCGTCCATTCGCGTCGCGCTGGAGCAGGCGGGCAGCTTTCGCGACACGCCGGGCGGGACGTTGCGGATCAACACTGCCGTGGGCGCGGCGCATCAGGCGATGCCTGTTTTCATTGCGTTCCTCGCGCGCTATCCGGAGATGAAGCTCGATATCGTGACGGAGGGGCGGCTGATCGATATCGTGGTGGAAGGGTTCGATGCGGGGATTCGGCTTGCGGAGACGGTGCCGCAGGACATGATTGCTGTGCCGTTCGGGGATAAGCAGCGGTTTGCTGTGGTCGGCAGCCCGGCGTATTTTGCGCGGCATCGGCCGCCGCGGACGCCTGACGAGCTTGAGCAGCATCGATGCATCCGGACTCGTATGCCGAGTGGGGCGATCTATCAGTGGGAGTTCGAGCGGCATGGGGAGACGGTGCGGGTCGATGGCAAGGGTGCGCTGACTCTCGATGAATCCGGGTTGATGTTGAGCGCTGCGCGGGCCGGGGTTGGGCTGACTTACTTGTCCGAGTGGACGGTGGCTGCGGATCTCCAGGCAGGGACGCTGGTTCGTGTGCTCGAGGATTGGACGCCGCCGCTGGATGGGTTGTGTCTTTATTATCCTGGGAGGCGGCATGTGCCCGCAGGGTTGCGGGCGTTGATCGATATGATCAGGGAGGCGGCGGATTTGCAGCGCCGGGATACCGCGGGCAAACGGAAGAGGTAG
- a CDS encoding YciI family protein: MRVMVIVKATTDSEAGKMPTTELLTAMGQYNEELVKAGIMQAGEGLHPSSRGKRVRFSGANRTVIDGPFAETKELIAGFWLWQVKSMEEAVEWVRRCPNPMEGDSEIEIRQIFSAEDFGGEFTPELREQEDRLRAEIEQQTHKPK, from the coding sequence ATGCGCGTCATGGTAATCGTCAAAGCAACGACCGACTCAGAAGCGGGAAAAATGCCCACCACCGAACTACTCACAGCAATGGGCCAATACAACGAAGAACTCGTAAAGGCCGGCATCATGCAGGCAGGCGAAGGCCTGCACCCCAGCTCCCGCGGCAAGCGAGTGCGCTTCTCAGGCGCAAACCGAACCGTCATCGACGGCCCATTTGCAGAAACAAAAGAACTGATCGCCGGCTTCTGGCTCTGGCAGGTGAAATCGATGGAAGAAGCCGTCGAATGGGTCCGGCGCTGCCCCAACCCGATGGAAGGCGATTCGGAAATCGAAATTCGTCAGATCTTCTCAGCCGAAGATTTCGGCGGCGAATTCACCCCCGAACTGCGCGAACAGGAAGACCGCCTGCGCGCCGAGATCGAGCAACAAACGCACAAACCAAAATAA
- the yfcF gene encoding glutathione transferase, whose amino-acid sequence MSSANSLLLYVDAQFASPYAMSVFVALHEKHLTFDMRTVDLGRHANHEPDYAATSVTQRVPTLVHDGFALSESSAITEYIDDTFEGTPLYPKDRKLRARARLIQAWLRSDLMPIRSERPTEVVFYGAQGEVLSAVARKAADKLFSACDAWLARGAQQLFDDWCIADVDLALMLNRLVLNGDDVPAHLADYSRHQWQRPSVQRWVQLQRPPL is encoded by the coding sequence ATGTCGTCGGCCAACTCACTGCTTCTTTATGTGGACGCGCAATTCGCGAGTCCGTATGCGATGTCCGTTTTCGTCGCGCTTCACGAAAAGCATTTGACATTCGACATGCGGACCGTCGATCTGGGCCGTCATGCGAACCACGAACCGGACTACGCCGCGACTTCCGTGACGCAGCGCGTGCCGACGCTGGTTCATGACGGGTTTGCACTGTCGGAGTCGTCGGCGATCACCGAGTACATCGACGATACTTTCGAAGGCACGCCGCTTTATCCAAAGGATCGGAAACTGCGCGCGCGGGCGCGCCTGATTCAGGCATGGCTGCGCAGCGACCTGATGCCGATTCGCAGCGAGCGCCCAACAGAAGTCGTGTTCTACGGCGCGCAAGGCGAGGTGCTCTCCGCCGTCGCGCGCAAGGCCGCCGACAAACTTTTCTCGGCGTGCGATGCATGGCTCGCGCGAGGCGCACAGCAACTGTTCGATGATTGGTGCATTGCCGATGTCGACCTCGCGTTGATGCTCAACCGCCTCGTGCTGAACGGCGACGACGTGCCGGCACATCTCGCCGATTACTCGCGGCATCAGTGGCAAAGGCCGTCTGTGCAACGCTGGGTTCAGTTGCAGCGGCCGCCGCTTTAA